From one Paenibacillus terrae HPL-003 genomic stretch:
- a CDS encoding response regulator transcription factor, with protein MSEQSNRILIVDDEERIRRLLRMYLEKEGYEIDEAEDGEIALQKATASDYSIILLDVMLPGMDGIEVCTRLRQTKATPVIMLTAKGEEVNRVQGFEVGADDYVVKPFSPREVIYRVKAILRRSSETAFLTKETVPSNSIVFPNLIIEHDAHRVSAGGIEISLTPKEYELLHYLAVSPDKVFSREELLKDVWNYEFFGDLRTVDTHVKRLREKLNKVSPEAAAMITTVWGVGYKLEVPK; from the coding sequence ATGTCAGAACAAAGCAACCGCATATTAATTGTAGATGATGAAGAACGCATTCGCCGCCTTCTGCGGATGTATCTGGAAAAAGAAGGATATGAAATTGATGAAGCTGAGGATGGCGAAATTGCACTCCAGAAAGCGACTGCAAGCGATTACAGCATTATTCTGCTCGATGTGATGTTACCGGGCATGGATGGAATTGAAGTTTGCACACGTCTACGTCAGACCAAAGCTACACCTGTGATCATGCTGACTGCCAAAGGTGAGGAAGTGAACCGCGTACAGGGCTTTGAAGTCGGGGCCGATGATTATGTGGTCAAGCCTTTTAGTCCGCGTGAGGTTATTTATCGGGTGAAGGCGATTTTGCGCCGTTCGTCAGAAACTGCTTTTTTGACCAAGGAAACGGTGCCGAGCAACAGCATTGTTTTTCCGAACCTTATTATTGAGCATGATGCGCACCGCGTAAGCGCAGGTGGGATTGAAATCAGCCTCACTCCTAAAGAGTATGAGCTGCTGCATTATTTGGCTGTATCGCCGGACAAGGTATTTTCGCGCGAAGAGCTGCTGAAAGATGTATGGAATTATGAATTTTTTGGTGATCTACGCACGGTGGATACACATGTCAAACGGCTTCGTGAAAAGCTGAACAAAGTATCACCGGAGGCAGCGGCTATGATTACAACGGTTTGGGGTGTCGGCTACAAGCTGGAGGTTCCAAAATAA